A section of the Gloeobacter violaceus PCC 7421 genome encodes:
- a CDS encoding Rqc2 family fibronectin-binding protein yields MQAVDFTALSAARAEIQSAWIPARVEQIRQDDYQTIKLQLKTFAAQRWLVASCHPQAARLHMGEASRGKGARFSFASTLHQYLGGRVLVHCVQPQWERIVRLGFARRPEQEPEVELHVEVMGKYSNIVLTDPSGQILALAHSVSAAQSRVRPLLLGEIYQSPPPLSGPIPNPDEPFASWCARLSVVPGPFAPTLFKAYRGVSQTLAQQMLAEAHLPTKVHIAELAEIDWRRLWELWRQWLACLGEGSYRPGWTTGGYTVLGWDLRAPERSVHTLLDRYYTAQLQADLLRARRSRLQQILKATLAKAVKRRAALEQMLAGAAEGERHKQMADLLMAYLHQGAEPGARRVVLEDFESGEPVTIPLDPTKDLVANAQAYYRLHRKAKRARQAVTPLLEQAREEVAYLEQVGATVELLGESTDLEALLEVEEELVQQKYVEAKEKPATSGETVPFHRFLLEGERLVLVGRNNRQNDRLTFEVASPADLWFHAQEIPGSHVVLKLPPGQQADPEQIQLAANVAAYFSQARQSAFVPVIYTERRFVRKLKGGRPGLVTFRDEKVIWGNPNALPDRGT; encoded by the coding sequence ATGCAAGCGGTCGATTTTACAGCGCTGAGCGCAGCGCGCGCCGAAATCCAATCCGCCTGGATTCCGGCGCGCGTCGAGCAGATTCGCCAGGACGATTACCAGACCATCAAACTGCAGCTGAAGACCTTTGCTGCCCAGCGCTGGCTGGTGGCCAGTTGCCACCCTCAGGCGGCCCGGCTGCACATGGGCGAAGCGAGCCGGGGCAAGGGGGCGCGCTTCTCCTTTGCTTCGACCCTGCATCAGTACCTGGGGGGCCGGGTGCTGGTGCACTGTGTACAGCCGCAATGGGAGCGGATCGTGCGGCTGGGTTTCGCCCGTCGCCCCGAGCAGGAGCCGGAGGTGGAACTGCATGTCGAGGTGATGGGCAAGTACAGCAACATCGTTCTCACCGATCCGAGCGGCCAGATCCTGGCCCTGGCCCACTCGGTCTCGGCCGCCCAGTCGCGGGTGCGGCCTTTGCTGTTGGGAGAAATCTACCAGTCGCCGCCGCCCTTGAGCGGCCCCATCCCCAACCCCGACGAACCCTTTGCAAGCTGGTGCGCCCGGCTTTCGGTGGTGCCCGGTCCTTTTGCCCCCACTTTGTTTAAAGCTTACCGCGGGGTCAGCCAGACCCTTGCCCAGCAGATGCTCGCCGAGGCGCATCTGCCCACAAAAGTGCATATTGCCGAACTTGCAGAAATCGACTGGCGGAGGCTCTGGGAACTCTGGCGGCAGTGGCTCGCCTGCCTAGGCGAGGGCAGCTACCGCCCCGGCTGGACCACCGGCGGCTACACGGTGCTCGGTTGGGATCTGCGCGCTCCCGAGCGCAGCGTGCACACCCTGTTGGATCGCTACTACACCGCCCAGTTGCAGGCGGACCTGCTGCGCGCCCGCCGCTCGCGGTTGCAACAGATCCTCAAAGCGACCCTTGCCAAGGCCGTCAAGCGGCGCGCGGCCCTTGAGCAGATGCTCGCTGGTGCCGCCGAGGGCGAGCGCCACAAGCAGATGGCCGATTTGCTGATGGCTTATCTGCACCAGGGGGCCGAGCCGGGGGCCAGGCGCGTCGTGCTGGAGGACTTCGAAAGCGGCGAACCGGTAACCATTCCCCTCGACCCGACCAAAGATCTGGTGGCCAACGCCCAGGCTTACTACCGCCTGCACCGCAAGGCGAAGCGCGCCCGGCAGGCGGTGACGCCGCTGTTGGAGCAAGCCCGCGAGGAAGTGGCTTATCTGGAGCAAGTCGGTGCCACCGTCGAACTATTGGGCGAGAGCACCGACCTCGAAGCGCTGCTGGAAGTGGAAGAAGAACTGGTCCAGCAGAAGTATGTCGAGGCCAAAGAGAAGCCGGCCACATCCGGTGAGACTGTGCCCTTTCACCGCTTTCTTCTAGAAGGCGAGCGTCTCGTGCTGGTGGGACGCAACAACCGCCAGAACGACCGGCTCACTTTCGAAGTGGCCTCGCCCGCGGATCTGTGGTTTCACGCCCAGGAGATTCCCGGCTCCCACGTGGTGCTCAAGTTGCCCCCCGGCCAGCAGGCCGACCCCGAGCAGATTCAACTGGCGGCCAACGTCGCCGCTTACTTCAGCCAGGCCCGCCAGAGCGCCTTTGTGCCGGTGATCTATACCGAGCGGCGCTTCGTGCGCAAACTCAAAGGCGGCCGTCCCGGCCTGGTCACCTTCCGCGACGAAAAAGTGATCTGGGGCAATCCCAACGCGCTTCCCGACAGAGGAACATAG
- a CDS encoding ribonuclease catalytic domain-containing protein: MERGTLVEFRLQGGRRLGVISGPDGKKNFNLQTQTGNTQTVHPRQITYQVAGGPYRTSELPAFESQVQNYLDQADLEVAWELFRESHALVSPEDLAQLLFDTAAPAACYAAHCLLSEDRLYFKQKGDGYEPRPTAQVEELRHQQAVEQRKAQEQARFLARVQSVLGGAADEWEPSDRLRLDALERYALWGDEASDRASAQDVLSQLGHTTRSEDAIALLVALRLWSPHENIHLRRSGIPVHFGTPVSEYARKLLENPPADPASRRDFGRLAIYTIDDESTREIDDGLSLEMLEDGREKLWIHIADPTRWVQPGDPLEAEARRRATSVYLPTGAIPMFPPELATGPMSLLPGQLNCALSFGAIIGPDGAVENFEVTPALVRTVYPVTYEEADPLIASGEEPVLARLHEIALARRRHRHQRGAVSIDLPEAQVKVKDDEIRLEILGDSASRLLVSEMMILAGELAARLAIEAGIPVPFRTQPAPELPPADELLRLPAGPVREFAVCRCMQRGEVSVYPARHAGLGLDAYTQATSPIRRYSDLLVHFQIKAHLRHEPLPLTLEHLKELLAMIDAAGQEVTQIERLSERYWIYEYLRHRRHQVQPGLVLDYLGGDPQRALVLLESVALRLPVRLDRPVSKGEMVDLQIVQVDPRQDLLVLKEVRQAH, encoded by the coding sequence GTGGAAAGAGGGACTCTGGTGGAATTTCGCCTGCAAGGAGGCCGGCGCTTGGGAGTGATCAGCGGCCCGGACGGCAAGAAAAATTTCAACCTCCAGACCCAGACGGGCAACACCCAGACCGTGCATCCCCGGCAAATCACCTACCAGGTGGCCGGTGGCCCCTACCGCACCAGCGAACTGCCGGCTTTTGAGTCGCAGGTGCAAAATTACCTGGACCAAGCAGATCTGGAGGTGGCCTGGGAGCTTTTTCGCGAGAGCCACGCGCTGGTAAGCCCCGAGGATCTCGCCCAGCTGCTGTTTGACACCGCCGCTCCCGCCGCTTGCTACGCGGCCCACTGTCTACTGAGCGAAGACCGGCTCTACTTCAAGCAAAAGGGCGACGGTTACGAGCCGCGCCCGACCGCCCAGGTCGAGGAGTTGCGCCACCAGCAGGCGGTCGAGCAGCGCAAAGCCCAGGAACAGGCGCGCTTTCTAGCCAGAGTGCAATCGGTGTTGGGTGGGGCCGCAGACGAATGGGAGCCCAGCGACCGGTTGCGCCTCGATGCCCTCGAACGCTACGCGCTGTGGGGAGACGAAGCTTCCGACCGCGCGAGCGCCCAGGACGTGCTGAGCCAGTTGGGCCACACCACCCGCAGCGAGGACGCGATTGCCCTTTTGGTCGCCCTCAGGCTCTGGTCGCCCCACGAAAATATTCACCTGCGCCGCTCGGGCATCCCGGTGCACTTCGGCACTCCGGTAAGCGAATACGCCCGCAAGTTGCTGGAGAATCCGCCGGCCGATCCGGCCTCGCGCCGCGATTTTGGGCGGCTTGCCATCTACACGATCGACGACGAATCGACCCGCGAAATCGACGACGGCTTGAGCCTTGAAATGCTCGAGGACGGCCGCGAAAAATTGTGGATCCACATCGCGGATCCGACCCGCTGGGTGCAGCCGGGCGACCCGCTCGAAGCGGAAGCCCGGCGGCGGGCCACCAGCGTCTACCTGCCCACCGGCGCCATCCCGATGTTTCCGCCGGAACTGGCCACCGGTCCGATGAGCCTGCTGCCGGGGCAACTCAACTGTGCTTTGAGCTTCGGCGCCATCATCGGTCCCGACGGTGCCGTCGAGAACTTCGAGGTCACCCCGGCCCTGGTGCGCACGGTCTACCCGGTCACCTACGAAGAAGCCGACCCGCTTATCGCCAGCGGCGAGGAGCCGGTGCTTGCGCGCCTGCACGAAATCGCCCTGGCCCGCCGCCGCCACCGCCACCAGCGCGGGGCGGTCAGCATCGACCTGCCCGAAGCGCAGGTCAAAGTCAAAGATGACGAAATCCGCCTGGAGATTCTGGGGGATTCGGCTTCCCGGCTGCTGGTCTCCGAGATGATGATCCTGGCGGGGGAACTGGCGGCGCGGCTGGCCATCGAGGCGGGCATCCCGGTGCCTTTTCGCACCCAACCGGCGCCCGAACTGCCCCCTGCCGACGAGTTGCTGCGCCTGCCCGCCGGGCCGGTACGCGAATTTGCCGTCTGCCGCTGCATGCAGCGCGGCGAGGTGAGCGTCTACCCGGCCCGCCACGCCGGGTTGGGCCTCGACGCCTACACCCAGGCCACCTCGCCCATCCGCCGCTACAGCGACCTGCTGGTGCACTTTCAAATCAAGGCCCACCTGCGCCACGAGCCGCTCCCGCTGACCCTGGAGCACCTCAAAGAGTTACTCGCCATGATCGACGCCGCCGGCCAAGAGGTCACCCAGATCGAGCGGCTCTCGGAGCGCTATTGGATCTACGAGTACCTGCGCCACCGCCGCCACCAGGTCCAGCCCGGTCTGGTGCTCGACTATCTGGGCGGCGACCCGCAGCGGGCGCTGGTGCTGCTCGAGAGCGTCGCCCTCAGGCTGCCGGTGCGCCTCGACCGGCCCGTCTCCAAAGGTGAGATGGTCGATTTACAGATCGTGCAGGTGGACCCGCGCCAGGATCTGCTGGTACTCAAGGAAGTGCGCCAGGCCCACTGA
- a CDS encoding mechanosensitive ion channel family protein: MEQVLQYLGRFFTQPLFTISGTAVSATSVLVFAVLTVMSIWLGRQGRRLVRQLVAGRLEATLANALDQIVNVLVIVAGLYIALRFVGIDVSGLVVLASALGVGIGFGLQNIASNLISGVIILLERPISVGDRVTVGDTIGDVSHIGLRSTEIITPDNIMIIVPNTEFVSNRVINWTRGKPQTRVRLPIGVAYGSDLDRTRQVLLGVAARQTGVLAEPAPEVWLAGFGDSSLNLELLVWVSAPNLIPRLKSQLNFAVEAALRTHRIAIPFPQREVRVVIDGTTNGSIPPTGSRSPEETSR; this comes from the coding sequence ATGGAGCAGGTACTGCAATATCTTGGCCGGTTTTTTACCCAGCCGCTGTTTACGATCAGCGGCACGGCCGTCTCGGCCACCTCGGTGCTGGTCTTCGCGGTGCTGACCGTGATGTCCATCTGGCTCGGGCGCCAGGGGCGGCGGCTGGTGCGGCAGCTGGTGGCGGGCCGATTGGAAGCCACCCTCGCCAACGCCCTCGATCAGATCGTCAACGTGCTGGTCATCGTCGCCGGACTTTACATCGCCCTGCGCTTCGTAGGAATCGACGTGAGCGGTCTGGTGGTGCTGGCAAGCGCCCTGGGCGTGGGCATCGGCTTTGGCTTACAAAATATCGCCTCCAACTTGATTTCAGGAGTGATCATTCTGCTGGAGCGGCCGATTTCGGTGGGCGACCGGGTGACCGTCGGAGACACGATCGGCGATGTCAGCCACATCGGCCTGCGCTCGACGGAGATCATCACCCCCGACAACATCATGATCATCGTCCCCAACACCGAATTTGTGAGCAACCGTGTCATCAACTGGACGCGCGGCAAGCCCCAGACGCGGGTACGTTTGCCCATCGGCGTCGCCTACGGCAGCGATCTCGACCGAACCCGGCAGGTATTGCTGGGTGTGGCAGCCCGACAAACAGGAGTACTGGCCGAGCCGGCGCCGGAGGTGTGGCTGGCGGGCTTCGGCGATTCGTCGCTCAATCTCGAACTTCTCGTCTGGGTAAGTGCGCCCAATTTGATCCCAAGACTCAAATCCCAGCTCAACTTCGCCGTCGAGGCGGCCCTGCGCACCCACCGGATTGCGATTCCCTTTCCCCAACGCGAGGTGCGCGTCGTCATCGACGGCACCACCAACGGCAGCATCCCCCCGACAGGCAGCCGCAGCCCGGAGGAGACTTCCCGCTAA
- a CDS encoding class I SAM-dependent methyltransferase, which yields MKQTLVMAIRSQFMRPCGFAGWLVGWEMALRSSNRKRNVWAVGLLGVEPTDRVLEIGFGPGIAIRELSRRATHGLVCGVDHSEVMVRQATRRNADAVRAGRVELRCGSAEHLPAFEEPFAKVLAVNNMGMWRDPGERLKELHSLMRPGGRIAIVSQPRCHGATAETTVAAGREIAARLTEAGFTCIRSDTLALKPPVVCVIGEVS from the coding sequence ATGAAGCAGACGCTGGTAATGGCGATCCGGTCTCAGTTTATGCGGCCCTGCGGGTTTGCAGGCTGGCTCGTCGGATGGGAGATGGCACTGCGGTCGTCGAACCGCAAGCGTAACGTGTGGGCAGTCGGTCTGCTCGGGGTGGAGCCAACCGACCGCGTCCTTGAGATCGGCTTCGGGCCGGGGATCGCGATCCGGGAGCTGAGCCGCCGGGCGACGCACGGCCTTGTGTGTGGCGTCGATCACTCGGAAGTCATGGTCCGGCAAGCGACCAGGCGCAACGCGGACGCCGTACGCGCGGGCCGTGTGGAGCTGCGTTGCGGTTCGGCCGAGCACCTGCCGGCGTTTGAGGAGCCGTTTGCCAAGGTCTTGGCCGTGAACAACATGGGCATGTGGCGCGATCCAGGCGAGCGGCTGAAAGAGCTTCATAGCCTCATGCGGCCCGGAGGACGGATCGCGATCGTCTCCCAGCCGCGGTGCCACGGTGCCACGGCGGAGACAACAGTGGCTGCAGGCCGCGAGATCGCGGCACGTCTCACAGAGGCGGGCTTCACGTGCATCCGATCGGACACGCTTGCGCTCAAACCCCCCGTCGTCTGCGTAATCGGCGAGGTCTCATGA
- a CDS encoding M48 family metallopeptidase, which translates to MGRSSGGGFFRVLIALVLAGGALFTYFSSTQVNPVTGEKQNITITPEQEIALGLQALPQLQRQYGGTSRDARGQQLVDRVGERLVRGTAASRSPYRFKFHLLDDPRTVNAFALPGGQIFITSALLGRLKSEGELAGVLAHEIGHVVGRHGAEQLAKQQLTQGLTGAAVIATYDPYDPSSRNSAAVAAALGQLVNMRFGREDELESDRLAITYMAEAGYDPRSLLAVMRTLKAAGGGARPPEFFSTHPDPDRRLERIAEAIKQQYPNGVPAGLKP; encoded by the coding sequence ATGGGCAGATCTTCCGGCGGCGGTTTCTTTCGCGTGCTCATCGCACTGGTTTTGGCCGGTGGCGCGTTGTTTACTTACTTCAGTTCTACCCAGGTCAACCCGGTCACCGGCGAGAAGCAAAACATCACGATTACCCCCGAGCAGGAGATCGCCCTCGGATTGCAGGCGTTGCCGCAACTGCAGCGGCAGTACGGCGGCACCTCGCGCGACGCTCGGGGCCAGCAACTGGTCGATCGCGTCGGCGAGCGGCTCGTGCGCGGGACTGCGGCAAGCCGCAGCCCCTACCGCTTCAAATTTCACCTGCTCGACGACCCGCGCACGGTGAACGCCTTTGCCCTGCCCGGGGGCCAGATCTTTATCACCAGCGCGCTGCTGGGCCGCCTCAAAAGCGAAGGCGAACTGGCGGGCGTCCTCGCCCACGAGATTGGGCACGTGGTGGGCCGCCACGGCGCCGAGCAACTGGCCAAGCAGCAGTTGACCCAGGGCCTCACCGGGGCGGCGGTGATCGCCACCTACGACCCCTACGACCCCTCCAGCCGCAACAGCGCCGCGGTAGCCGCCGCCCTCGGGCAACTGGTCAACATGCGCTTCGGCCGCGAGGACGAACTGGAGTCAGACCGGCTCGCCATTACCTACATGGCCGAGGCGGGCTACGATCCGCGCTCGCTGCTTGCGGTGATGCGCACGCTGAAGGCGGCCGGGGGAGGTGCCCGCCCGCCCGAATTTTTCAGCACCCACCCCGACCCGGATAGACGTCTGGAGCGTATCGCCGAGGCGATCAAGCAGCAGTACCCGAACGGCGTGCCAGCGGGCCTCAAACCCTAG
- a CDS encoding histone deacetylase family protein has translation MELPFVYSPRYEANLPPAHRFPMGKFSRLHHYLLNQGVARPEQFWEPERAGWEWLTLVHAPRYVADFCAGILSAQEFRRIGLPWSPALVERTCTAVGGTILTARLALRHGLACNTCGGTHHAFPDFGSGFCIFNDLAVSARVLLAEGQVRRVLIVDLDVHQGDGTAWIFADEPGVFTFSMHCEQNFPGRKQRSDLDVPLPIGLDDDTYLRVLNEHLPGLIETVRPDLVLYDAGVDPHRSDKLGKLALTDRGLFERDRAVLGLCLKRGIPVAAVIGGGYDNNLDALVARHALLHRAAAEVYRRA, from the coding sequence GTGGAACTGCCCTTCGTTTACAGCCCCCGCTACGAGGCGAACCTGCCCCCCGCCCACCGCTTTCCAATGGGCAAATTCAGCCGCCTCCACCACTATTTGCTCAACCAGGGCGTCGCCCGGCCGGAGCAATTTTGGGAGCCGGAGCGGGCCGGTTGGGAGTGGCTGACACTGGTGCACGCGCCGCGCTATGTCGCGGATTTTTGCGCAGGGATCTTAAGCGCTCAGGAATTTCGGCGCATTGGCCTACCTTGGAGTCCGGCTCTAGTCGAGCGCACCTGCACCGCCGTGGGCGGCACGATCTTGACCGCCCGGCTCGCCCTCAGGCACGGTCTCGCCTGCAACACCTGCGGCGGCACCCACCACGCCTTTCCGGACTTCGGTTCCGGCTTTTGCATCTTCAACGACCTGGCGGTGAGCGCCCGGGTGCTGTTGGCCGAGGGACAGGTGCGCCGCGTGCTCATCGTCGATCTTGATGTGCACCAGGGCGACGGCACCGCCTGGATTTTCGCGGACGAACCCGGGGTGTTCACCTTCTCGATGCACTGCGAACAAAATTTTCCCGGCCGCAAGCAGCGCAGCGACCTGGACGTTCCGCTGCCCATCGGGTTGGACGACGATACTTACCTGCGCGTCCTGAACGAGCACCTGCCGGGGCTCATCGAGACCGTCCGCCCCGACCTGGTGCTCTACGACGCCGGGGTCGATCCCCACCGCAGCGACAAACTGGGCAAGCTCGCCCTCACCGACCGGGGATTGTTCGAGCGCGACCGCGCGGTGCTGGGCCTCTGTCTGAAGCGAGGCATACCGGTGGCAGCCGTCATCGGCGGCGGCTACGACAACAATCTCGACGCGCTGGTGGCGCGGCACGCCCTGCTGCACCGGGCCGCCGCCGAGGTTTATCGCCGCGCCTGA
- a CDS encoding DNA-directed RNA polymerase subunit omega, translating to MNQPVVETAELMRRVEQLVDAAANRYRITVQVANRAKRRRYEDLNDDDGNFKPVLRAIFEMSDEMNEPEIIGD from the coding sequence ATGAACCAGCCGGTGGTTGAAACCGCAGAGTTGATGCGCCGCGTCGAGCAACTGGTCGACGCCGCCGCCAACCGCTATCGCATCACCGTCCAGGTGGCCAACCGCGCCAAGCGCCGCCGCTACGAAGATCTCAACGACGACGACGGCAACTTCAAACCGGTGCTGCGGGCCATCTTCGAGATGTCCGACGAAATGAACGAGCCTGAAATCATCGGCGATTGA
- the gmk gene encoding guanylate kinase, which translates to MPFYRRSAGSPAGHPLSRLLVLSGPSGVGKDTILREVRERHPGLYVSVSATTRPPRPGEVDGRDYRFLSAAEFEEWIATDDLLEWACYVGNYYGTPKTPVLERLAVGEPVVLEIDVQGALQVKNNFPAAMLVFIRPPSLEVLAERLRSRGTDAPEAIERRLARAREELALADRFDHQVVNDKLAAAVEAVERLLFEEIPDEPAGG; encoded by the coding sequence ATGCCATTTTATCGGCGATCCGCCGGATCGCCTGCAGGGCATCCCTTGAGTAGGTTGCTGGTGCTCAGCGGCCCGAGCGGCGTCGGCAAAGACACGATCTTGCGGGAAGTGCGCGAGCGTCACCCGGGGCTCTATGTCTCGGTGTCGGCCACCACCCGCCCGCCGCGCCCCGGCGAGGTCGACGGCAGGGACTATCGCTTTTTGAGCGCCGCCGAATTTGAAGAATGGATCGCCACGGATGATCTGTTGGAGTGGGCCTGCTACGTCGGCAATTACTACGGCACTCCCAAGACTCCGGTGCTCGAACGGCTGGCAGTGGGCGAGCCGGTGGTCCTCGAAATCGACGTGCAAGGGGCGCTGCAGGTCAAAAACAACTTTCCGGCGGCTATGCTGGTATTCATTCGCCCGCCTTCGCTGGAGGTGCTGGCGGAGCGCCTGCGCTCCCGCGGCACCGATGCGCCCGAGGCGATCGAGCGCCGTCTGGCGCGCGCCCGTGAAGAACTGGCCCTAGCCGACCGCTTCGATCACCAGGTGGTCAACGACAAACTGGCGGCGGCCGTCGAAGCAGTAGAACGTCTGTTGTTTGAGGAAATACCCGATGAACCAGCCGGTGGTTGA
- a CDS encoding IS5 family transposase (programmed frameshift) translates to MTTRRYALRDDQWERIKDLLPGREGTVGVTAKDNRLFIEAVLFRYRAGIPWRDLPARFGDFRVVHTRFSRWSKSGVWQRVFEHLAQDADNEYAMIDSTIVRAHQHSAGAKGGSVTLAIGRSRGGLSTKIHATVDALGNPLSFHLTAGQASDLEGADVLLVGLASGTVIGEKGYDADERVIEVLECAGKTAVIPSKSNRKVAREYDKDLYKARHLIENFFARLKQYRAIATRYDKRAIHFLGAVYLAAAVVWLN, encoded by the exons ATGACAACCAGACGCTATGCCCTGCGAGACGACCAATGGGAACGCATCAAAGACCTTCTGCCAGGACGCGAAGGGACCGTCGGCGTCACCGCTAAAGACAATCGCTTGTTCATCGAAGCCGTCCTGTTCCGCTACAGAGCAGGCATTCCCTGGCGAGACCTGCCCGCCCGCTTCGGCGATTTTCGCGTCGTGCACACCCGCTTCAGCCGTTGGTCCAAATCGGGTGTCTGGCAAAGGGTCTTCGAGCATCTGGCCCAAGACGCGGACAATGAATACGCGATGATTGACTCGACGATTGTGCGCGCCCACCAACACAGTGCTGGGGCAAAGGGGGGGAGCGTGACTCTA GCAATCGGTCGCAGTCGCGGGGGACTAAGTACGAAGATCCATGCCACGGTCGATGCTTTGGGCAACCCGTTGAGCTTTCATCTGACGGCAGGTCAGGCGAGTGACCTAGAGGGGGCGGATGTGCTTTTGGTGGGTCTGGCCTCTGGGACGGTGATTGGGGAGAAGGGCTACGACGCGGATGAGCGGGTGATAGAAGTGCTTGAGTGTGCGGGAAAGACAGCGGTAATCCCGTCTAAGAGCAACCGCAAGGTGGCGCGGGAGTATGACAAGGACTTGTACAAAGCGCGGCACTTGATAGAGAACTTCTTTGCAAGGCTGAAGCAATATCGGGCGATAGCGACGCGGTACGACAAGCGGGCTATCCATTTTCTGGGAGCCGTTTATCTTGCAGCGGCGGTCGTTTGGCTAAATTGA
- a CDS encoding aldo/keto reductase — protein METRRLGTNGPHITTIGFGAWAVDGPWQFGWGPVDDRESAAAIRAALDAGVNWIDTAAVYGFGHSEKIVGEAVKGRRDEVFIATKCGLLGGETKSPVRSLRPKSITAEADASLRRLGVDHIDLYQFHWPDVNTPVEDSWGAMVELVEAGKVRYAGVSNFDVPLLEKILPIHPVTSLQPPYSLIKRGIEAELVPFCREHGIGIVVYSPMQAGLLTGKFDPDRLAPDDWRRRAAWFAPENLDRNLALVEHLRPIAARYGKSVGQLAIAWVLRDTAVTSAIVGARRPDQVRENVEASGFHLGEADLAEIEAILATQS, from the coding sequence ATGGAAACGCGCCGGCTTGGTACCAACGGCCCGCACATCACCACAATCGGCTTCGGGGCCTGGGCCGTCGACGGACCCTGGCAGTTCGGTTGGGGACCGGTGGACGACCGCGAATCGGCAGCAGCAATTCGCGCCGCCCTCGACGCCGGGGTCAACTGGATCGATACCGCCGCGGTCTATGGCTTCGGCCACTCGGAGAAGATCGTGGGTGAGGCGGTCAAAGGCCGCCGCGACGAGGTGTTCATCGCCACCAAGTGCGGCTTGCTCGGAGGGGAGACCAAAAGCCCCGTGCGCTCGCTGAGGCCCAAGTCGATCACAGCCGAGGCCGATGCGAGCCTGCGGCGTCTGGGGGTGGATCACATCGACCTCTACCAGTTCCACTGGCCGGATGTGAATACGCCGGTCGAGGACTCCTGGGGCGCGATGGTGGAATTGGTCGAAGCGGGCAAAGTGCGCTATGCCGGCGTGTCCAATTTCGATGTGCCGCTGCTTGAAAAAATTCTGCCCATCCATCCGGTCACCTCGCTGCAGCCACCCTACAGCCTCATCAAGCGCGGCATCGAGGCGGAACTGGTGCCGTTTTGCCGCGAGCACGGCATCGGCATCGTCGTCTACAGCCCCATGCAGGCGGGTTTGCTCACCGGCAAGTTCGATCCCGACCGCCTTGCCCCCGACGACTGGCGACGGCGGGCCGCCTGGTTCGCGCCCGAAAATCTCGATCGCAATTTGGCCCTCGTCGAGCACCTGCGGCCGATCGCCGCGCGCTACGGCAAGAGCGTCGGACAGTTGGCCATCGCCTGGGTGCTGCGCGATACGGCTGTCACTTCCGCGATCGTGGGCGCCCGCCGGCCGGATCAAGTCAGAGAGAACGTCGAAGCTTCGGGATTTCACCTCGGGGAGGCAGATCTGGCCGAAATCGAGGCAATCCTGGCTACTCAAAGTTGA
- a CDS encoding nucleotidyl transferase AbiEii/AbiGii toxin family protein, whose product MYPAKRERHRRILEILARLDAEFLARCRALFGGGTLISLLHGEFRLSLDIDFLCSVDEGYRLLRTVIGERGYRALFASREGVLLHREIRADQYGGAHWQLFGAGLPAVQVSDLYLPADGSFLRVSTYGRGIWQVAL is encoded by the coding sequence ATGTATCCTGCTAAACGAGAACGACACCGCCGCATCCTGGAGATTCTCGCCCGGTTGGATGCCGAATTTCTCGCACGCTGCCGCGCCCTGTTTGGCGGTGGTACGCTCATCAGCCTGCTGCACGGTGAATTTCGGTTGAGTCTGGATATCGACTTTCTCTGTTCGGTGGACGAGGGCTACCGCCTGCTGCGCACAGTGATCGGCGAGCGGGGATACAGGGCTTTGTTTGCAAGCCGAGAGGGCGTCTTGTTGCACAGGGAAATCCGCGCCGACCAGTACGGCGGCGCCCACTGGCAGCTGTTCGGGGCGGGACTGCCCGCGGTGCAGGTGAGCGATCTGTACCTGCCCGCGGACGGCAGCTTCCTGCGCGTCTCGACCTACGGCCGCGGTATCTGGCAGGTGGCGCTCTAG